A region from the Rhodamnia argentea isolate NSW1041297 chromosome 7, ASM2092103v1, whole genome shotgun sequence genome encodes:
- the LOC115752054 gene encoding uncharacterized protein LOC115752054 produces MGSMWVLDQKLDQPMNEEAGVKLMYQDNMSMEVEGLEEITLDTELGFSSNEGGKEPSPTMGASATNKIWIVLMRILSSVIKAYGVEVELLYEVLEYPETEFGTCDKVDSRFRGIDGRF; encoded by the exons ATGGGAAGTATGTGGGTTTTGGATCAGAAGCTTGATCAGCCCATGAATGAGGAGGCTG GTGTGAAGTTAATGTATCAAGATAACATGTCAATGGAGGTGGAGGGACTTGAGGAGATAACTCTGGACACCGAATTGGGATTTTCGAGCAATGAAGGTGGAAAAGAGCCATCCCCGACCATGGGTGCGAGTGCGACAAACAAG atatggATTGTCTTAATGAGGATATTATCCTCGGTAATTAAAGCTTATGGGGTTGAAGTGGAATTGCTATATGAG GTTCTAGAGTACCCCGAAACCGAATTCGGAACCTGTGACAAGGTAGATTCTAGGTTCCGGGGTATAgatggtaggttctag
- the LOC115752053 gene encoding pentatricopeptide repeat-containing protein At3g63370, chloroplastic isoform X2: MLASIPSTCLNVSSTSSRRSLLGQPQTQRSLKIPRVRPQPEKPPPFRETCARGCLKGSFKSLSSLITHASADDVGPVEAFSQILELCAAKEALVEGQQVHAHLAKSSYFGFRVFLSTKLVFMYGRCGSCRSAEKLFARMRERTVYTWNAMIGAYLADDDPAAALELYRDMRLSGLPLDSRTFPSVLKACAMLRDRCSGAEIHGFAIKCGFASLLFVVNSLVAMYAKCNDLDGARQLFNSTDVKEDLALWNSIICAYSAGALQACQNLDYQKLGMEIHAAILKSGNEIGVHVGNALIAMYVRCGEMNKAARVFFNLVDRDSVSWNSMLSGLVQNGLHCEALQLFRDMQDFNQEPDTISIMGILTASGRLANLLHGRAGHGYVIRRGLDSNLQVGNTLMDMYAKCCMARLMGRVFYCMPVKDIISWTTIIAGYSQNDCHMDALKCFREVQTEGMDVDKMLIGSALLACGGSKSLHHVKEIHSFMLRRGLSDLVLQNRTVDAYGACGHTDYASQAFELIENKDVISWTSLISCYVHNGLAQEAFQVFLEMKDAGIEVDYVALVSVLSAATDLSLLQKGKEIHGSIIRRGFILEGSVSTSLVDMYARCGDLENACKVFSSIDRKDLSMWTTMIYANGMHGRGRAAIDLFKRMIDTNLVPDHITFLAILYSCSHSGLINEGKTFFTCMQHDYQLEPWSEHYACLVDLLGRGNSLDEAYEFIKSMPIEPTAEVWCSLLGACRVHSDKKLGEIAVHKLLELNPDKPGNYVLVSNILAANGRWKDVKEMRMRMKGIGFKKTPGCSWIELGNKIHSFVAGDKSHPQSDKIYQKLAEVTDKLVQEGGYVAQTRFVLHDVGEEEKLQMLYGHSERLAIAYSLLESSGETPIRVTKNLRVCGDCHTFCKLVSKCFGRELIVRDASRFHHFNHGVCSCGDFW, translated from the exons ATGTTGGCGTCGATCCCAAGCACTTGTCTCAACGTCTCGTCAACCTCGTCACGCCGCTCTCTTTTGGGGCAACCCCAGACACAGCGTTCTCTGAAGATCCCCAGAGTCCGTCCACAACCTGAAAAGCCTCCTCCTTTCAGAGAAACCTGCGCGCGAGGCTGCCTTAAGGGATCCTTCAAGTCCCTGAGCAGCCTCATAACCCACGCAAGTGCAGATGACGTTGGCCCAGTTGAGGCCTTCTCGCAAATTCTCGAGCTTTGTGCCGCTAAGGAGGCTCTTGTAGAGGGGCAACAGGTCCATGCCCATTTGGCGAAGTCCAGCTATTTCGGCTTTCGGGTGTTTTTGAGTACTAAGCTTGTGTTTATGTATGGGAGGTGCGGCTCATGCCGGAGTGCGGAGAAGTTATTTGCTAGAATGCGTGAACGAACGGTGTATACCTGGAATGCCATGATTGGAGCTTATCTGGCTGATGACGACCCTGCGGCTGCTCTCGAACTGTACAGAGATATGCGGCTTTCAGGTCTGCCTCTTGATTCCCGTACTTTTCCTTCTGTGCTGAAAGCTTGTGCTATGCTTAGAGATCGATGCTCTGGAGCTGAAATTCATGGCTTTGCTATTAAATGTGGGTTTGCTTCTCTTTTATTTGTTGTGAATTCGCTGGTCGCGATGTATGCGAAGTGCAATGATCTTGATGGGGCGAGGCAACTATTCAACAGCACGGATGTTAAAGAGGATCTAGCTCTGTGGAATTCTATAATTTGTGCATATTCAGCCGGTG CTTTGCAAGCCTGCCAAAATCTGGACTACCAAAAGCTTGGCATGGAGATCCATGCTGCCATCTTAAAATCTGGTAATGAGATTGGTGTACACGTAGGCAATGCCTTGATTGCTATGTATGTAAGATGTGGTGAAATGAATAAAGCTGCTCGTGTATTCTTTAATTTAGTGGACAGAGATTCTGTATCTTGGAATTCAATGCTTTCTGGTCTTGTACAGAATGGTCTGCACTGTGAGGCATTGCAGTTATTCCGTGATATGCAGGATTTTAATCAAGAACCGGACACTATTTCTATCATGGGGATTCTTACGGCATCTGGTCGACTGGCGAATTTGTTACATGGAAGGGCAGGACATGGTTATGTCATACGGAGGGGTCTAGATTCCAATCTGCAGGTTGGGAATACGCTTATGGACATGTATGCGAAGTGCTGTATGGCACGGCTCATGGGCAGGGTTTTTTATTGTATGCCTGTGAAGGACATAATCTCTTGGACAACAATTATTGCAGGCTACTCCCAGAATGATTGTCATATGGACGCTCTGAAGTGTTTCAGGGAGGTCCAGACGGAAGGGATGGATGTCGACAAAATGTTGATAGGAAGTGCTCTTCTTGCTTGTGGTGGGTCGAAATCTCTTCATCATGTGAAAGAAATTCATAGTTTCATGCTAAGAAGAGGTCTATCTGATCTTGTTCTGCAGAATAGAACTGTAGATGCATATGGAGCATGCGGCCACACGGATTATGCATCTCAAGCTTTTGAGCTTATTGAAAACAAGGATGTCATATCTTGGACAAGCCTGATCTCTTGCTATGTCCATAACGGACTAGCTCAGGAGGCTTTTCaagtttttcttgaaatgaaaGATGCTGGAATTGAAGTTGATTATGTTGCACTTGTAAGTGTACTCTCGGCAGCTACTGATTTATCTCTCTTGCAGAAAGGGAAGGAAATTCATGGATCAATTATTAGGAGAGGCTTCATCCTGGAAGGGTCTGTTTCAACCTCTCTAGTAGATATGTATGCTCGCTGTGGAGACCTAGAAAATGCATGCAAGGTGTTTTCGTCTATTGACAGAAAAGATTTAAGCATGTGGACCACTATGATATATGCAAACGGAATGCATGGCCGTGGAAGGGCGGCCATTGATTTATTCAAAAGAATGATTGACACTAACCTTGTCCCTGATCATATCACGTTTTTGGCCATTCTTTACTCATGTAGTCATTCTGGGCTGATTAATGAAGGTAAAACATTTTTCACATGTATGCAACATGATTATCAGTTGGAGCCATGGTCCGAGCACTATGCTTGTTTGGTCGACCTTCTTGGCCGTGGAAACAGCTTAGATGAAGCTTATGAATTTATCAAAAGCATGCCGATTGAACCAACGGCTGAGGTTTGGTGTTCTCTACTTGGGGCTTGTAGAGTTCACTCAGATAAAAAGCTGGGAGAAATTGCAGTGCATAAGCTTCTAGAATTAAATCCAGACAAACCTGGAAATTATGTTCTGGTGTCCAATATCCTTGCTGCAAATGGTCGATGGAAAGATGTTAAAGAAATGAGAATGAGAATGAAGGGAATTGGATTTAAGAAAACTCCAGGCTGCAGCTGGATTGAGCTTGGGAACAAGATTCATTCATTTGTAGCGGGGGATAAGTCTCATCCACAGTCGGATAAGATTTATCAAAAGCTAGCTGAAGTTACTGATAAATTAGTTCAAGAAGGTGGTTATGTGGCTCAAACCAGGTTTGTCTTGCATGATgtgggagaggaagagaaactTCAGATGCTTTATGGTCATAGTGAAAGGCTTGCCATTGCTTACAGTCTGCTAGAGAGTTCTGGAGAAACCCCTATCAGAGTCACTAAAAACCTTCGGGTTTGTGGCGATTGTCATACTTTCTGCAAGCTTGTTTCAAAATGCTTTGGACGAGAACTCATTGTGAGGGATGCTAGTAGATTTCACCATTTTAATCATGGGGTCTGCTCTTGCGGAGACTTTTGGTAA
- the LOC115752053 gene encoding pentatricopeptide repeat-containing protein At3g63370, chloroplastic isoform X1, with translation MLASIPSTCLNVSSTSSRRSLLGQPQTQRSLKIPRVRPQPEKPPPFRETCARGCLKGSFKSLSSLITHASADDVGPVEAFSQILELCAAKEALVEGQQVHAHLAKSSYFGFRVFLSTKLVFMYGRCGSCRSAEKLFARMRERTVYTWNAMIGAYLADDDPAAALELYRDMRLSGLPLDSRTFPSVLKACAMLRDRCSGAEIHGFAIKCGFASLLFVVNSLVAMYAKCNDLDGARQLFNSTDVKEDLALWNSIICAYSAGGRSLEALLLLRELNDHGLVMNTYTMVSALQACQNLDYQKLGMEIHAAILKSGNEIGVHVGNALIAMYVRCGEMNKAARVFFNLVDRDSVSWNSMLSGLVQNGLHCEALQLFRDMQDFNQEPDTISIMGILTASGRLANLLHGRAGHGYVIRRGLDSNLQVGNTLMDMYAKCCMARLMGRVFYCMPVKDIISWTTIIAGYSQNDCHMDALKCFREVQTEGMDVDKMLIGSALLACGGSKSLHHVKEIHSFMLRRGLSDLVLQNRTVDAYGACGHTDYASQAFELIENKDVISWTSLISCYVHNGLAQEAFQVFLEMKDAGIEVDYVALVSVLSAATDLSLLQKGKEIHGSIIRRGFILEGSVSTSLVDMYARCGDLENACKVFSSIDRKDLSMWTTMIYANGMHGRGRAAIDLFKRMIDTNLVPDHITFLAILYSCSHSGLINEGKTFFTCMQHDYQLEPWSEHYACLVDLLGRGNSLDEAYEFIKSMPIEPTAEVWCSLLGACRVHSDKKLGEIAVHKLLELNPDKPGNYVLVSNILAANGRWKDVKEMRMRMKGIGFKKTPGCSWIELGNKIHSFVAGDKSHPQSDKIYQKLAEVTDKLVQEGGYVAQTRFVLHDVGEEEKLQMLYGHSERLAIAYSLLESSGETPIRVTKNLRVCGDCHTFCKLVSKCFGRELIVRDASRFHHFNHGVCSCGDFW, from the coding sequence ATGTTGGCGTCGATCCCAAGCACTTGTCTCAACGTCTCGTCAACCTCGTCACGCCGCTCTCTTTTGGGGCAACCCCAGACACAGCGTTCTCTGAAGATCCCCAGAGTCCGTCCACAACCTGAAAAGCCTCCTCCTTTCAGAGAAACCTGCGCGCGAGGCTGCCTTAAGGGATCCTTCAAGTCCCTGAGCAGCCTCATAACCCACGCAAGTGCAGATGACGTTGGCCCAGTTGAGGCCTTCTCGCAAATTCTCGAGCTTTGTGCCGCTAAGGAGGCTCTTGTAGAGGGGCAACAGGTCCATGCCCATTTGGCGAAGTCCAGCTATTTCGGCTTTCGGGTGTTTTTGAGTACTAAGCTTGTGTTTATGTATGGGAGGTGCGGCTCATGCCGGAGTGCGGAGAAGTTATTTGCTAGAATGCGTGAACGAACGGTGTATACCTGGAATGCCATGATTGGAGCTTATCTGGCTGATGACGACCCTGCGGCTGCTCTCGAACTGTACAGAGATATGCGGCTTTCAGGTCTGCCTCTTGATTCCCGTACTTTTCCTTCTGTGCTGAAAGCTTGTGCTATGCTTAGAGATCGATGCTCTGGAGCTGAAATTCATGGCTTTGCTATTAAATGTGGGTTTGCTTCTCTTTTATTTGTTGTGAATTCGCTGGTCGCGATGTATGCGAAGTGCAATGATCTTGATGGGGCGAGGCAACTATTCAACAGCACGGATGTTAAAGAGGATCTAGCTCTGTGGAATTCTATAATTTGTGCATATTCAGCCGGTGGTAGGTCCCTTGAGGCATTGCTTCTTTTGAGAGAGCTAAATGACCATGGTCTTGTGATGAATACATACACCATGGTTTCAGCTTTGCAAGCCTGCCAAAATCTGGACTACCAAAAGCTTGGCATGGAGATCCATGCTGCCATCTTAAAATCTGGTAATGAGATTGGTGTACACGTAGGCAATGCCTTGATTGCTATGTATGTAAGATGTGGTGAAATGAATAAAGCTGCTCGTGTATTCTTTAATTTAGTGGACAGAGATTCTGTATCTTGGAATTCAATGCTTTCTGGTCTTGTACAGAATGGTCTGCACTGTGAGGCATTGCAGTTATTCCGTGATATGCAGGATTTTAATCAAGAACCGGACACTATTTCTATCATGGGGATTCTTACGGCATCTGGTCGACTGGCGAATTTGTTACATGGAAGGGCAGGACATGGTTATGTCATACGGAGGGGTCTAGATTCCAATCTGCAGGTTGGGAATACGCTTATGGACATGTATGCGAAGTGCTGTATGGCACGGCTCATGGGCAGGGTTTTTTATTGTATGCCTGTGAAGGACATAATCTCTTGGACAACAATTATTGCAGGCTACTCCCAGAATGATTGTCATATGGACGCTCTGAAGTGTTTCAGGGAGGTCCAGACGGAAGGGATGGATGTCGACAAAATGTTGATAGGAAGTGCTCTTCTTGCTTGTGGTGGGTCGAAATCTCTTCATCATGTGAAAGAAATTCATAGTTTCATGCTAAGAAGAGGTCTATCTGATCTTGTTCTGCAGAATAGAACTGTAGATGCATATGGAGCATGCGGCCACACGGATTATGCATCTCAAGCTTTTGAGCTTATTGAAAACAAGGATGTCATATCTTGGACAAGCCTGATCTCTTGCTATGTCCATAACGGACTAGCTCAGGAGGCTTTTCaagtttttcttgaaatgaaaGATGCTGGAATTGAAGTTGATTATGTTGCACTTGTAAGTGTACTCTCGGCAGCTACTGATTTATCTCTCTTGCAGAAAGGGAAGGAAATTCATGGATCAATTATTAGGAGAGGCTTCATCCTGGAAGGGTCTGTTTCAACCTCTCTAGTAGATATGTATGCTCGCTGTGGAGACCTAGAAAATGCATGCAAGGTGTTTTCGTCTATTGACAGAAAAGATTTAAGCATGTGGACCACTATGATATATGCAAACGGAATGCATGGCCGTGGAAGGGCGGCCATTGATTTATTCAAAAGAATGATTGACACTAACCTTGTCCCTGATCATATCACGTTTTTGGCCATTCTTTACTCATGTAGTCATTCTGGGCTGATTAATGAAGGTAAAACATTTTTCACATGTATGCAACATGATTATCAGTTGGAGCCATGGTCCGAGCACTATGCTTGTTTGGTCGACCTTCTTGGCCGTGGAAACAGCTTAGATGAAGCTTATGAATTTATCAAAAGCATGCCGATTGAACCAACGGCTGAGGTTTGGTGTTCTCTACTTGGGGCTTGTAGAGTTCACTCAGATAAAAAGCTGGGAGAAATTGCAGTGCATAAGCTTCTAGAATTAAATCCAGACAAACCTGGAAATTATGTTCTGGTGTCCAATATCCTTGCTGCAAATGGTCGATGGAAAGATGTTAAAGAAATGAGAATGAGAATGAAGGGAATTGGATTTAAGAAAACTCCAGGCTGCAGCTGGATTGAGCTTGGGAACAAGATTCATTCATTTGTAGCGGGGGATAAGTCTCATCCACAGTCGGATAAGATTTATCAAAAGCTAGCTGAAGTTACTGATAAATTAGTTCAAGAAGGTGGTTATGTGGCTCAAACCAGGTTTGTCTTGCATGATgtgggagaggaagagaaactTCAGATGCTTTATGGTCATAGTGAAAGGCTTGCCATTGCTTACAGTCTGCTAGAGAGTTCTGGAGAAACCCCTATCAGAGTCACTAAAAACCTTCGGGTTTGTGGCGATTGTCATACTTTCTGCAAGCTTGTTTCAAAATGCTTTGGACGAGAACTCATTGTGAGGGATGCTAGTAGATTTCACCATTTTAATCATGGGGTCTGCTCTTGCGGAGACTTTTGGTAA
- the LOC115751987 gene encoding uncharacterized protein LOC115751987, whose protein sequence is MSSTDHLDDYSPSATTTLFPHPPPLLRGPLPATPTDDPSSGPFVLAFRDIESWSSALASSKSKILEQCGEGARIGCAVAASRNCAPPWWAPLAGRKADLKQREECEVREMESCLIAAKEKCADFAVDKCSKPFMDARVAVVGKGAASERVVVRQLISRACFAGKSESFDLGWFDELGLDDLVKCGRGGVSYVKASELVARKTGISGND, encoded by the coding sequence ATGTCGTCGACGGACCACCTCGACGACTACTCGCCCTCCGCCACCACGACCCtcttcccccaccccccccctctCCTCCGCGGACCCTTACCCGCCACTCCGACAGACGACCCCTCCTCAGGTCCCTTCGTCCTCGCCTTCCGCGACATCGAGTCTTGGTCATCCGCCCTCGCGTCCTCCAAGTCCAAGATCCTCGAGCAGTGCGGGGAGGGAGCCAGGATCGGCTGCGCAGTTGCCGCATCACGGAACTGCGCGCCCCCATGGTGGGCCCCGCTAGCCGGCCGGAAGGCCGACCTGAAGCAGAGGGAGGAGTGCGAGGTGCGCGAGATGGAGTCCTGCCTCATCGCGGCGAAGGAGAAGTGCGCTGACTTCGCGGTGGACAAGTGCTCGAAGCCGTTCATGGACGCGAGGGTCGCCGTGGTTGGCAAGGGGGCAGCGAGCGAGAGAGTGGTGGTTAGGCAGTTGATTTCGCGGGCTTGTTTCGCTGGTAAGAGTGAAAGTTTCGATTTGGGATGGTTTGACGAGTTGGGTTTGGACGATTTGGTGAAATGTGGACGTGGTGGTGTGAGTTACGTGAAGGCTAGCGAACTGGTAGCGAGGAAGACTGGTATCAGTGGGAATGATTGA
- the LOC115751983 gene encoding peptidyl-prolyl cis-trans isomerase CYP63 isoform X1, whose protein sequence is MTKRKNPIVFLDVSIDGDPVERIVIELFADTVPRTAENFRSLCTGEKGVGKTTGKALHYKGSYFHRIIKGFMAQGGDFSNGNGTGGESIYGGKFADENFKLAHDGPGLLSMANAGPNTNGSQFFMLFKRQPHLDGKHVVFGKVTRGMEVVKKIEQVGSADGKPLQPVKIVDCGETSERRIEDAAVEEKIKSATLKVKNKRSARDSSSESQGRRPQRKFRKDRTRKRRRYSSSDSYSSESSESDSGSYSSDTESESESPSKSSVSDSSSSDGRRRKKRSTKREKLRRQRGKDSRGERKSARYGKRSRRKSERNLDDSSDSESERSSRSRSRDDKKKSSRSMSKLKDAEAKSPENLEPPSNREIKKVEDNSSHEEGEFSPKNEVHRNGHGTDAKVGKFDDQRPRSDGSKKSSGSMRDSPTRLANSIPEGSPSSSPAHKASEPSSSILVRNPSRSPSPDGNSKRIRKGRGFTERFSYARRYRTPSPEGPTYRPYQYGRRNFYDRRNDRYSNYRSYSERSPHGRYRTPPRDRSPPRYQRKRSRSRSGSRNPGGNKGRYRGRDQSRSRSGSRSPRRGSSPVDRRLPLSERLKSRLGTRVDEHSPHRRRSSSRSRDSSGSRSPDAVPDKREGKAAPVSPARSRSSSPSGRGLVSYGDASPDSGIN, encoded by the exons ATGACTAAGAGAAAGAACCCTATTGTCTTCTTGGATGTTTCCATTGATGGGGATCCTGTGGAGAGAATTGTTATCGAG CTCTTTGCTGACACTGTTCCCAGGACGGCAGAAAATTTCCGATCACTCTGTACAG GAGAAAAAGGAGTGGGGAAAACTACTGGCAAGGCGCTGCACTACAAAGGATCATACTTTCATCGAATAATTAAAGGGTTCATGGCCCAA GGTGGTGATTTTTCAAATGGAAATG GCACTGGTGGAGAAAGTATATATGGAGGGAAGTTTGCTG ATGAGAATTTCAAACTAGCACATGATGGACCTGGCCTTCTCTCTATGGCAAATGCTGGGCCTAATACCAACGGGTCCCAGTTCTTCATGCTATTCAAGCGCCAACCTCACCTTGATGG GAAACATGTTGTATTTGGGAAGGTTACAAGGGGAATGGAAGTTGTGAAGAAAATCGAACAGGTAGGAAGTGCTGATGGAAAACCCCTCCAACCAGTGAAAATTGTGGATTGCGGGGAGACTTCTGAAAGAAGAATTGAAGATGCTGCCGtggaggaaaaaattaaatctgCAACACTAAAAG TGAAAAATAAACGATCTGCAAGAGATTCGTCTTCTGAATCCCAAGGAAGAAGACCACAGAGAAAGTTCCGCAAGGATAGAACAAGGAAACGTAGGAGATACTCTTCATCTGATTCATACAGCTCCGAGAGCTCTGAGAGCGATTCTGGATCTTATTCCTCAGACACTGAGTCAGAATCTGAATCTCCTTCCAAGTCATCTGTATCTGATTCAAGCTCGAGCGATGGAAGGCGCAGGAAAAAGAGGtcaacaaaaagagagaaacttCGTCGGCAAAGAGGGAAGGATAGTCGTGGGGAACGAAAGAGTGCCAGATATGGCAAACGATCAAGGCGCAAGTCCGAACG GAATTTGGATGATTCAAGTGATTCAGAAAGTGAGCGTTCGAGCCGTAGTAGGAGCAGAGATGACAAGAAGAAATCTTCTCGAAGTATGAGCAAGTTAAAAGATGCTGAAGCAAAATCTCCTGAAAATTTGG AACCACCAAGCAATCGTGAAATCAAGAAAGTTGAGGACAACTCGTCCCATGAAGAAGGTGAATTTTCGccaaaaaatgaagttcatcgTAATGGGCATGGTACTGATGCAAAAGTTGGTAAATTCGATGATCAACGTCCCCGTTCAGATGGTTCGAAGAAGTCCAG CGGAAGCATGAGGGACAGCCCCACAAGGTTGGCCAACAGTATCCCTGAGGGAAGTCCATCGAGCAGTCCTGCGCATAAAGCCTCTGAACCTTCTTCCTCTATTCTTGTGCGCAATCCATCAAGAAGCCCTTCTCCAGATGGTAATTCAAAACGCATTAGAAAGGGCCGTGGCTTCACAGAACGTTTCTCCTATGCCCGTCGATATCGTACCCCATCTCCAGAAGGTCCAACATATCGGCCATACCAATATGGTAGAAGAAACTTTTATGACAGGAGGAATGATAG GTATTCGAATTACAGAAGTTATTCTGAGCGCTCACCACATGGAAGATATAGAACCCCCCCAAGAGACAGGAGCCCTCCAag ATACCAACGAAAAAGAAGTCGAAGCAGGAGTGGTTCACGCAACCCGGGTGGTAATAAAGGCCGTTACCGGGGTCGGGACCAGAGCCGGAGCAGGAGTGGGAGTCGGAGCCCAAGACGCGGTTCTAGTCCAGTGGATAGGCGACTGCCACTGAGCGAGAGGTTGAAATCGCGACTCGGGACCAGGGTCGATGAGCATTCTCCACACAGAAGGAGGTCCTCCTCGAGAAGCCGCGATTCCTCAGGATCTAGGTCCCCTGATGCGGTGCCAGACAAGCGCGAGGGCAAAGCTGCCCCCGTATCTCCTGCAAGGTCTCGATCCAGCTCCCCTTCTGGGAGGGGGTTGGTTTCCTATGGCGATGCCAGTCCTGATTCTGGGATCAACTGA
- the LOC115751983 gene encoding peptidyl-prolyl cis-trans isomerase CYP63 isoform X2, producing MTKRKNPIVFLDVSIDGDPVERIVIELFADTVPRTAENFRSLCTGEKGVGKTTGKALHYKGSYFHRIIKGFMAQGGDFSNGNGTGGESIYGGKFADENFKLAHDGPGLLSMANAGPNTNGSQFFMLFKRQPHLDGKHVVFGKVTRGMEVVKKIEQVGSADGKPLQPVKIVDCGETSERRIEDAAVEEKIKSATLKVKNKRSARDSSSESQGRRPQRKFRKDRTRKRRRYSSSDSYSSESSESDSGSYSSDTESESESPSKSSVSDSSSSDGRRRKKRSTKREKLRRQRGKDSRGERKSARYGKRSRRKSERLDDSSDSESERSSRSRSRDDKKKSSRSMSKLKDAEAKSPENLEPPSNREIKKVEDNSSHEEGEFSPKNEVHRNGHGTDAKVGKFDDQRPRSDGSKKSSGSMRDSPTRLANSIPEGSPSSSPAHKASEPSSSILVRNPSRSPSPDGNSKRIRKGRGFTERFSYARRYRTPSPEGPTYRPYQYGRRNFYDRRNDRYSNYRSYSERSPHGRYRTPPRDRSPPRYQRKRSRSRSGSRNPGGNKGRYRGRDQSRSRSGSRSPRRGSSPVDRRLPLSERLKSRLGTRVDEHSPHRRRSSSRSRDSSGSRSPDAVPDKREGKAAPVSPARSRSSSPSGRGLVSYGDASPDSGIN from the exons ATGACTAAGAGAAAGAACCCTATTGTCTTCTTGGATGTTTCCATTGATGGGGATCCTGTGGAGAGAATTGTTATCGAG CTCTTTGCTGACACTGTTCCCAGGACGGCAGAAAATTTCCGATCACTCTGTACAG GAGAAAAAGGAGTGGGGAAAACTACTGGCAAGGCGCTGCACTACAAAGGATCATACTTTCATCGAATAATTAAAGGGTTCATGGCCCAA GGTGGTGATTTTTCAAATGGAAATG GCACTGGTGGAGAAAGTATATATGGAGGGAAGTTTGCTG ATGAGAATTTCAAACTAGCACATGATGGACCTGGCCTTCTCTCTATGGCAAATGCTGGGCCTAATACCAACGGGTCCCAGTTCTTCATGCTATTCAAGCGCCAACCTCACCTTGATGG GAAACATGTTGTATTTGGGAAGGTTACAAGGGGAATGGAAGTTGTGAAGAAAATCGAACAGGTAGGAAGTGCTGATGGAAAACCCCTCCAACCAGTGAAAATTGTGGATTGCGGGGAGACTTCTGAAAGAAGAATTGAAGATGCTGCCGtggaggaaaaaattaaatctgCAACACTAAAAG TGAAAAATAAACGATCTGCAAGAGATTCGTCTTCTGAATCCCAAGGAAGAAGACCACAGAGAAAGTTCCGCAAGGATAGAACAAGGAAACGTAGGAGATACTCTTCATCTGATTCATACAGCTCCGAGAGCTCTGAGAGCGATTCTGGATCTTATTCCTCAGACACTGAGTCAGAATCTGAATCTCCTTCCAAGTCATCTGTATCTGATTCAAGCTCGAGCGATGGAAGGCGCAGGAAAAAGAGGtcaacaaaaagagagaaacttCGTCGGCAAAGAGGGAAGGATAGTCGTGGGGAACGAAAGAGTGCCAGATATGGCAAACGATCAAGGCGCAAGTCCGAACGG TTGGATGATTCAAGTGATTCAGAAAGTGAGCGTTCGAGCCGTAGTAGGAGCAGAGATGACAAGAAGAAATCTTCTCGAAGTATGAGCAAGTTAAAAGATGCTGAAGCAAAATCTCCTGAAAATTTGG AACCACCAAGCAATCGTGAAATCAAGAAAGTTGAGGACAACTCGTCCCATGAAGAAGGTGAATTTTCGccaaaaaatgaagttcatcgTAATGGGCATGGTACTGATGCAAAAGTTGGTAAATTCGATGATCAACGTCCCCGTTCAGATGGTTCGAAGAAGTCCAG CGGAAGCATGAGGGACAGCCCCACAAGGTTGGCCAACAGTATCCCTGAGGGAAGTCCATCGAGCAGTCCTGCGCATAAAGCCTCTGAACCTTCTTCCTCTATTCTTGTGCGCAATCCATCAAGAAGCCCTTCTCCAGATGGTAATTCAAAACGCATTAGAAAGGGCCGTGGCTTCACAGAACGTTTCTCCTATGCCCGTCGATATCGTACCCCATCTCCAGAAGGTCCAACATATCGGCCATACCAATATGGTAGAAGAAACTTTTATGACAGGAGGAATGATAG GTATTCGAATTACAGAAGTTATTCTGAGCGCTCACCACATGGAAGATATAGAACCCCCCCAAGAGACAGGAGCCCTCCAag ATACCAACGAAAAAGAAGTCGAAGCAGGAGTGGTTCACGCAACCCGGGTGGTAATAAAGGCCGTTACCGGGGTCGGGACCAGAGCCGGAGCAGGAGTGGGAGTCGGAGCCCAAGACGCGGTTCTAGTCCAGTGGATAGGCGACTGCCACTGAGCGAGAGGTTGAAATCGCGACTCGGGACCAGGGTCGATGAGCATTCTCCACACAGAAGGAGGTCCTCCTCGAGAAGCCGCGATTCCTCAGGATCTAGGTCCCCTGATGCGGTGCCAGACAAGCGCGAGGGCAAAGCTGCCCCCGTATCTCCTGCAAGGTCTCGATCCAGCTCCCCTTCTGGGAGGGGGTTGGTTTCCTATGGCGATGCCAGTCCTGATTCTGGGATCAACTGA